In one window of Cololabis saira isolate AMF1-May2022 chromosome 23, fColSai1.1, whole genome shotgun sequence DNA:
- the dhx57 gene encoding putative ATP-dependent RNA helicase DHX57, which produces MPMQRIFMTNENQENLRKLLRELQMQDFEEPYDEYASDYSGEEEEEFDELDDREEGQFWVTNDEPVEKAESPVEKAESPPYDSGDECPTPEPVISLFAVGKLCRYGFDKERSEQALESGGGEFGATLERLLIQVFSERYGHGSVFPDGLLGVPMDECLNQRQEEALALTAIYSERFKERISNAVWTITLDLPFLSLDAAKNGGKAGGQTRRDGPKNRDICKFYLKDQGCRFGDKCKFRHELPEKERTGVSDPEAPSQPGFSSYSPPEYELEIRFPKGNRYPHQAPIVAFSTNDDSVGAAGRLSVTERLFGEALAAAQCSEPVVYTLITFCEDESSMKELLAVSHHKYSSLPPVVAVPPPSLPVAKTKSVRSGASEERSSSTSGSNHTSSRRAANSQRHVDLREAETEELDERDEDTDDEAVPVVENESYVSLRKKMVNKHNHKMDNVLKVNGKLCREFQGKKSSRRFRSMLEERKKLPAWREKENILDALDGCQVLVVSGMTGCGKTTQIPQFILDASLSGSAEQVANIICTQPRRISAISVAQRVAQERAESLGNTVGYQIRLETVRSSATRLLYCTTGVLLRRLEGEVELGDVTHVIVDEVHERTEESDFLLLVLKDLVVQRPDLKIILMSATLNAGLFSEYFYNCPTIHIPGRTFPVDQFFLEDAITKTGYVIEDGSPYMRSGKPSSSTSGRGTRGESRDVVDDLGEDMWNFMSFSKKDFVKDSIPDQQLSLQELTVRYKDVRKPVLKTIAAMDLDKINMDLVESLLEWIVDGKHNYPPGAVLVFMPGLAEIKMLYEQLQSNRMFNNRRGCRCVVYPLHSTLSNEEQQAIFSRPPEGVTKIIISTNIAETSVTIDDVVYVIDSGKMKEKRYDASKSMESLEDSWVSRASALQRKGRAGRVASGVCFHLFTGHCFQHLLAEQQLPEIQRVPLEQLCLRIKILDVFAEQLLESVFSRLIEPPAVGSLDAARQRLQDLGALTADERLTPLGYHLACLPVDVRIGKLMLFGAIFRCLDSALTIAASLAFKSPFVSPWDKREEANEKKLAFAVANSDHLALLQAYKGWCSAAKNGYKAGFIYCRENFLSSRSLQEIASLKRQFAELLSDIGFVKEVLRARAIERMSKNGTDGVLEATGPEANLNSDNIRLMSAMLCAALYPNVVQVRSPQGNYKMTSKGAMKMQPKANELRFITKSDGGVHVHPSSVNYTVRHYDSPYLVYHEKVKTSRIFLRDCSMVSVYPLVLLGGGQVNVELHKGEFIISLDDGWIRFAAASHQVAELVKELRWELDKLLEDKIRSPSMDLCSCPRGSRIIDMIVHLITTQ; this is translated from the exons ATGCCCATGCAGAGAATCTTCATGACCAATGAGAACCAAGAGAATCTCAGGAAGTTACTGCGGGAACTGCAAATGCAGGATTTTGAAGAACCCTATGA TGAATATGCATCAGATTATtcaggagaagaggaggaggaatttGACGAATTGGATGACCGCGAGGAAGGCCAGTTTTGGGTCACCAATGACGAGCCGGTAGAGAAAGCAGAGAGCCCGGTGGAGAAAGCAGAGAGCCCTCCTTATGACTCCGGTGATGAGTGTCCCACCCCTGAACCTGTTATCTCCTTATTTGCCGTTGGAAAACTCTGCAG GTATGGTTTTGACAAGGAGCGTAGTGAACAGGCACtcgagtctggtggtggagaaTTTGGGGCAACCTTAGAACGGCTTCTAATCCAGGTTTTTAGCGAACGCTATGGGCATGGTTCGGTTTTCCCTGATGGACTTTTGGGTGTGCCAATGGATGAGTGCTTAAATCAGAGGCAGGAGGAAGCTCTGGCCCTAACTGCCATATACAGTGAGCGCTTTAAAGAACGCATTTCCAATGCTGTGTGGACAATAACCCTGGATCTTCCATTCCTGTCACTTGACGCTGCCAAAAACGGAGGAAAGGCTGGAGGCCAAACTAGGAGAGACGGTCCGAAAAATCGTGACATATGCAAATTCTACCTAAAAGACCAAGGATGCCGCTTCGGTGACAAATGCAAGTTCAGACATGAACTTCCAGAAAAAGAGAGGACTGGAGTCTCAGACCCCGAGGCCCCAAGCCAACCTGGATTTAGCAGCTATTCTCCTCCGGAATATGAACTGGAAATTCGCTTCCCCAAAGGAAACCGCTACCCTCATCAGGCACCCATCGTTGCCTTCAGCACCAACGATGACTCTGTCGGGGCTGCAGGGAGGCTCAGCGTCACCGAGAGGTTGTTTGGAGAGGCGCTGGCTGCGGCACAGTGCAGCGAGCCTGTTGTTTACACTCTCATAACCTTTTGTGAGGATGAAAGTAGTATGAAAGAACTGTTGGCTGTGAGTCATCACAAATATAGTTCACTGCCACCTGTAGTGGCGgttcctcctccctctctccccgtAGCAAAAACTAAGAGTGTGAGGAGCGGCGCCTCTGAGGAAaggagcagcagcaccagcggcaGTAATCATACATCCAGCAGGAGGGCTGCTAATAGCCAGCGACACGTAGATT TGAGAGAGGCCGAGACAGAGGAGCTGGATGAGAGGGATGAGGATACCGACGATGAGGCTGTACCAGTTGTTGAGAATGAAAGTTATGTCAGTCTGAGGAAGAAGATGGTGAATAAGCACAATCATAAGATGGACAACGTGCTGAAAGTAAACGGCAAGCTGTGCCGAGAGTTCCAGGGGAAAAAG TCATCCAGACGCTTCAGGTCCATGCTGGAAGAGAGGAAGAAGCTCCCAGCCTGGCGAGAAAAGGAGAACATTCTGGATGCATTGGACGGGTGTCAGGTGCTGGTGGTCAGTGGGATGACTGG TTGTGGCAAGACCACTCAAATACCTCAGTTCATTCTGGACGCCTCTTTAAGTGGTTCTGCAGAGCAGGTGGCCAACATCATTTGCACCCAGCCTCGCCGTATTTCTGCCATCTCTGTGGCACAGAGAGTTGCCCAAGAGCGTGCAGAGTCTCTGGGCAACACGGTGGGCTACCAGATCCGCCTGGAGACCGTCAGG TCGTCAGCCACCAGGCTGCTGTACTGCACCACCGGCGTGCTGCTCCGGAGACTGGAGGGGGAGGTTGAACTCGGAGACGTCACGCACGTTATTGTGGATGAGGTGCACGAGCGAACGGAGGAGAG TGATTTCCTGCTGTTGGTGCTCAAAGACCTAGTTGTGCAAAGACCAGACCTGAAGATTATTCTCATGAGTGCCACTCTTAATGCCGGCCTTTTCTCTGAGTATTTCTACAACTGTCCCACTATCCATATACCAG GACGAACCTTCCCTGTTGATCAGTTTTTCCTTGAAGATGCCATCACTAAAACTGG TTATGTCATTGAGGATGGCAGCCCTTACATGCGCTCAGGGAAACCCAGTTCTTCCACGAGCGGGCGAGGAACCAGAGGAGAGTCGAGGGACGTGGTGGATGACCTGGGTGAAGACATGTGGAACTTCATGTCTTTCTCTAAGAAGGACTTTGTGAAAGACTCCATCCCAGACCAGCAACTCAGCCTGCAGGAACTCACAGTCAGATACAAAG ATGTTAGGAAGCCTGTGCTTAAGACCATTGCTGCAATGGACCTGGATAAGATCAACATGGATCTGGTGGAGAGCCTGCTGGAGTGGATAGTAGATGGAAAGCACAACTACCCACCAG GCGCAGTGCTGGTGTTCATGCCGGGCCTCGCTGAGATCAAGATGCTCTATGAGCAGCTGCAATCCAACAGAATGTTCAACAACAGGAGGGGATGCAG GTGTGTGGTGTACCCGCTCCACTCAACCTTGTCTAATGAGGAGCAACAGGCAATTTTCAGCCGGCCCCCAGAGGGCGTCACAAAAATCATCATCTCCACAAACATCGCTGAGACCTCGGTAACCATTGATGACGTGGTGTATGTTATTGACTCTGGCAAGATGAAGGAGAAGAG gTATGATGCATCTAAAAGCATGGAGAGCCTGGAGGACTCGTGGGTGTCTCGGGCCAGCGCACTACAGAGGAAGGGCAGAGCGGGTCGCGTGGCCTCTGGCGTCTGCTTCCACCTGTTCACCGGCCACTGCTTCCAACACCtgctggctgagcagcagctgcCCGAGATCCAGAGAGTTCCTCTAGAGCAGCTCTGCCTCCG AATCAAGATCCTGGACGTGTTTGCTGAGCAGCTGCTGGAGTCGGTCTTCTCTCGGCTCATCGAGCCTCCTGCGGTGGGGAGCTTGGATGCAGCCAGGCAGCGACTTCAAGACCTGGGAGCGCTGACTGCAGATGAGAGGCTGACCCCACTGGGATACCACCTGGCCTGCCTGCCCGTCGACGTGCGCATTGGGAAACTCATGCTGTTCGGAGCCATCTTCCGCTGCCTCGACTCAGCACTCACCATCGCTGCCAGTCTGGCTTTCAAATCACCGTTT GTGTCTCCATGGGATAAACGAGAGGAGGCCAATGAGAAGAAACTTGCCTTTGCGGTGGCTAATAGTGACCATCTTGCATTGTTGCAAGCATATAAG GGATGGTGCTCGGCTGCAAAGAACGGTTATAAGGCTGGATTCATTTACTGCAGGGAGAACTTCCTGTCGTCGCGCAGTTTACAG GAGATTGCCAGTCTGAAGAGACAGTTTGCCGAGCTGCTGTCCGACATCGGCTTCGTTAAGGAGGTTTTGAGAGCCAGGGCTATTGAACGTATGTCCAAAAATGGCACTGACGGTGTTTTGGAGGCTACTGGTCCCGAG GCAAACCTTAACTCGGACAACATCCGGCTGATGTCTGCCATGCTGTGTGCTGCTCTCTATCCCAATGTGGTCCAG GTTCGATCTCCACAGGGGAACTACAAGATGACCAGCAAAGGAGCGATGAAGATGCAGCCCAAAGCCAACGAGCTGCGTTTCATTACCAAGAGCGACGGCGGTGTTCATGTGCACCCCTCGTCCGTCAATTACACG GTCCGCCACTACGACAGCCCCTACCTGGTTTACCACGAGAAGGTGAAAACCAGCCGTATCTTCCTTCGTGACTGCAGCATGGTGTCCGTTTACCCGCTGGTGCTGCTAGGAGGTGGGCAGGTCAACGTTGAGCTGCACAAAGGAGAGTTTATCATCTCcctggacgatggatggatccGATTTGCTGCTGCATCACATCAG GTGGCCGAGC
- the morn2 gene encoding MORN repeat-containing protein 2: MTLTFRFFYVWDGRGAMHVSCVFPNGDSYVGECNTSAFGLVRNGTGNYILASGVIYMGEWRDDKMQGRGIVKHPSGAMYEGEIKDNMYHGMGTYTFPDGSVYRGPFHMNRCEGEGTFIDGQGRVWAGEFHGKAAFGLKLQQNSLAKTGSI, encoded by the exons ATGACTTTAACTTTCAGATTCTTCTACGTTTGGGATG gAAGAGGAGCCATGCACGTGTCTTGCGTTTTCCCAAATGGGGACAGTTATG TGGGGGAATGCAATACATCTGCATTTGGACTGGTGAGGAACGGTACTGGGAACTACATCTTAGCAAGTGGTGTTATATACATGGGAGAGTGGCGTGACGACAAA ATGCAGGGCAGAGGGATCGTGAAGCATCCCTCCGGAGCTATGTATGAAGGAGAAATCAAAGACAACATGTACCACGGCATGGGAACATACACTTTCCCAGATGGCTCTGTGTATAGAGGTCCCTTTCATATGAATAG GTGTGAGGGAGAGGGAACCTTCATAGATGGACAGGGACGAGTTTGGGCGGGAGAGTTCCACGGCAAAGCAGCGTTTGGCCTCAAGCTGCAGCAAAATTCTTTAGCTAAAACAGGAAGCATATGA